The Pleuronectes platessa chromosome 10, fPlePla1.1, whole genome shotgun sequence genome contains a region encoding:
- the thrap3a gene encoding thyroid hormone receptor-associated protein 3 isoform X1, which produces MSRSIKSASRSRSRSKSRSRSRSTSRSRSCSRSRSRKHRYSSRSRSRSRSRSRSPSYNRDKKYPREYQNNREFRGYHRGFRRPYNFRGRGRGYFPRGRFQRGGRGGGGGYNNNNNFRPNWKNYKQHPQNQQQQQNYSRGRGRSHNFQKRPESPTHGHSHRSDRSSSPLSRLSQHSSSSSHSSSPKCRPALLLANQNSKDVKEETSASKDVQKGGGEDGGPVELIGALAGDAKEGAGSERTEGSWQGLTDCSSSPKKACPLTNSAVNAGQSSQSAPSKNTNDNRNGAPSWQTVCSSSSAKKSSHEGLNPMLSSFDFFSTEEYLDGDKSAISVAFRKFLEEQNKKSASSLENGKNAETNDVDMDQGRVNGKAPAINTDSVSRKYKGDGKVLSLNSFLKSSPFLSADGEEEEEMVIKPHSKPLQKDWHNGDESPKLNSQVRPSARELFEECFGKWKNVTYSQVANSDLDTMAEEIYLSRKQDKASAFAAALAKRELAGKLDELSPDMNCKARKMAKSPSVTSPTLPPRRNSDREMFMVREEDSYFVSSRKQEAKCNIKMDFPGEGLLSSSDLLAEERQLSQDLVQASKKDQEFRSIFQHVQAAQESRSPSELFAQHIVTIVHHIKAQHFPSSGMTLNDRFTMYHRRAAEKEMTKPRKSPEIHRRIDVSTSAFKKHSQLFEAMKSSDDGTYKDGGGKLKGDPMDLRLDIERRKIFSIHERNNNQDRGRDLGDSPNSSRERSVEKFSKCPKRSGKSKKKRSRSRSSSSSSSRKSQHEGDLPLNKSDPKDEGFNRAQLGQGELPGSERGRPRGFQVRIRGRGWNRGNSQGNTSHSNAINMVAQQKTEGWEPEYTPKSKQYYLHDDRDEEADCKWMDNQGRGRGSFSRGRARFIIRNATGGSSTNNPRWAHDKLQVNGGKGGPQGEETGQDHNGGDIDGDNN; this is translated from the exons ATGTCCAGATCCATAAAATCAGCCTCGAGGTCTCGGAGCCGCTCAAAGTCCCGATCAAGATCCCGCTCCACCTCCCGCTCCAGAAGTTGCTCCAGGTCCCGGTCCAGGAAGCATCGTTACAG CTCAAGGTCTCGGTCACGGTCACGGTCAAGATCTCGTTCTCCATCTTATAACCGAGACAAGAAATATCCAAGAGAATACCAGAACAACCGGGAGTTCCGGGGCTACCACCGCGGCTTCCGGAGGCCGTACAATTTCAGGGGCAGAGGGCGAGGGTACTTCCCACGTGGTCGCTTCCAGCGTGGTGGTAGGGGTGGCGGCGGTggctacaacaacaacaacaacttccgCCCAAACTGGAAGAACTACAAGCAGCACCCTcaaaaccaacaacaacagcaaaactATTCTCGAGGGCGAGGGCGATCGCACAATTTCCAGAAACGCCCAGAGAGCCCCACTCATGGCCACTCTCACCGCTCTGACCGATCCTCCTCGCCTTTATCCAGACTTTCTCAGCATTCGTCTTCCTCCTCGCATTCATCCTCTCCCAAATGCAGGCCAGCCTTGCTGCTGGCTAATCAGAACTCCAAAGATGTGAAAGAGGAGACCTCGGCCTCAAAGGATGTccagaagggaggaggggaggatggGGGTCCGGTGGAGCTTATCGGGGCGTTGGCAGGAGATGCCAAAGAAGGTGCAGGCAGTGAGAGAACTGAGGGGAGCTGGCAGGGCCTTacagactgcagcagcagtCCAAAGAAAGCCTGTCCTCTGACTAATTCTGCTGTTAATGCTGGTCAGAGCAGCCAGTCTGCCCCCTCTAAGAACACAAACGACAACAGAAATGGCGCCCCCTCGTGGCAGACGGTGTGTAGTTCATCCTCTGCTAAAAAAAGCTCACATGAAGGTCTGAATCCAATGCTTTCCAGCTTTGACTTCTTCTCCACTGAGGAATACCTGGATGGAGATAAATCTGCAATCTCCGTTGCTTTCAGAAA GTTTCTGGAGGAGCAAAATAAGAAATCTGCATCTTCTTTGGAAAACGGCAAGAACGCAGAGACGAATGATGTGGATATGGATCAGGGGAGAGTAAATGGCAAAGCACCAGCCATTAACACTGACTCTGTGTCAAGGAAGTACAAAGGGGACGGGAAAGTGTTGTCCCTGAACAGCTTCCTGAAAAGTTCTCCCTTTCTGTCTGCTgatggggaggaagaggaggagatggtcaTCAAGCCTCATTCAAAGCCACTCCAAAAAGACTGGCACAATGGGGATGAGTCCCCTAAACTGAATAGCCAGGTCCGTCCATCAGCCCGAGAGCTGTTTGAAGAGTGCTTTGGCAAATGGAAGAACGTGACCTATTCACAGGTGGCTAACAGTGACCTCGACACCATGGCAGAGGAGATATATCTTAGTCGAAAGCAAGATAAGGCCTCTGCCTTTGCAGCCGCCCTCGCCAAGAGGGAGTTGGCAGGGAAACTTGACGAACTGTCCCCAGATATGAATTGTAAAGCCAGAAAGATGGCTAAATCTCCCTCTGTAACATCTCCTACACTTCCGCCCAGGAGGAACTCTGACAGGGAGATGTTCATGGTCAGGGAGGAGGACTCGTATTTCGTGTCTTCAAGAAAACAGGAAGCGAAATGTAATATCAAAATGGATTTTCCTGGAGAGGGTCTGCTAAG CTCTTCAGATTTGTTAGCTGAGGAGCGACAGTTGTCTCAGGATCTTGTGCAGGCCTCAAAGAAGGATCAGGAGTTTCGCTCCATCTTTCAACACGTTCAGGCTGCTCAGGAGTCCAGGAGTCCCTCTGAGCTGTTTGCTCAGCACATAGTCACCATCGTTCACCACATTAAAG CGCAGCACTTTCCATCGTCTGGTATGACTCTTAACGATCGGTTCACCATGTACCACAGACGAGCCGCCGAAAAGGAAATGACGAAGCCAAGAAAAAGCCCAGAGATACACAG AAGAATTGATGTTTCTACAAGTGCTTTTAAGAAACACTCTCAACTGTTTGAGGCGATGAAAAGCTCAGACGATGGCACTTACAAG GATGGTGGGGGAAAATTAAAGGGTGACCCAATGGACCTTCGTTTGGATATTGAGAGGCGTAAAATATTTTCCATCCATGAGAGAAATAATAATCAAGATCGGGGACGAGATTTGGGAGATTCCCCAAATTCTAGCCGAGAGAGATCCGTGGAAAAGTTCTCCAAATGCCCCAAGAGATCAGG GAAAAGTAAGAAGAAGCGCTCTCGATCGCGTtcgtcctcgtcttcctcatcaAGAAAATCCCAGCACGAAGGAGATTTGCCCCTTAACAAGTCTGATCCCAAAGATGAAGGCTTTAATAGAGCCCAGCTGGGCCAAGGGGAGTTACCGGGGTCCGAAAGAGGAAGGCCACGTGGATTT CAAGTACGAATTCGGGGAAGGGGCTGGAACAGAGGCAATAGTCAAGGGAACACTTCACATAGTAATGCCATAAACATGGTAGCACAACAAAAAACTGAAGGCTGGGAACCAGAGTACACACCTAAAAGCAAACAATACTATCTG CACGACGACAGAGATGAGGAGGCGGACTGCAAGTGGATGGACAATCAAGGGCGAGGGCGAGGAAGCTTCTCTCGTGGAAGGGCACGTTTCATTATCCGCAATGCAACCGGAGGTTCCAGCACCAACAACCCCAGATGGGCCCATGACAAGCTCCAGGTCAATGGAGGGAAAGGTGGTCCTCAGGGAGAAGAAACTGGGCAGGACCATAATGGCGGAGATATAGATGGAGATAATAATTGA
- the thrap3a gene encoding thyroid hormone receptor-associated protein 3 isoform X3 encodes MSRSIKSASRSRSRSKSRSRSRSTSRSRSCSRSRSRKHRYSSRSRSRSRSRSRSPSYNRDKKYPREYQNNREFRGYHRGFRRPYNFRGRGRGYFPRGRFQRGGRGGGGGYNNNNNFRPNWKNYKQHPQNQQQQQNYSRGRGRSHNFQKRPESPTHGHSHRSDRSSSPLSRLSQHSSSSSHSSSPKCRPALLLANQNSKDVKEETSASKDVQKGGGEDGGPVELIGALAGDAKEGAGSERTEGSWQGLTDCSSSPKKACPLTNSAVNAGQSSQSAPSKNTNDNRNGAPSWQTVCSSSSAKKSSHEGLNPMLSSFDFFSTEEYLDGDKSAISVAFRKFLEEQNKKSASSLENGKNAETNDVDMDQGRVNGKAPAINTDSVSRKYKGDGKVLSLNSFLKSSPFLSADGEEEEEMVIKPHSKPLQKDWHNGDESPKLNSQVRPSARELFEECFGKWKNVTYSQVANSDLDTMAEEIYLSRKQDKASAFAAALAKRELAGKLDELSPDMNCKARKMAKSPSVTSPTLPPRRNSDREMFMVREEDSYFVSSRKQEAKCNIKMDFPGEGLLSSSDLLAEERQLSQDLVQASKKDQEFRSIFQHVQAAQESRSPSELFAQHIVTIVHHIKAQHFPSSGMTLNDRFTMYHRRAAEKEMTKPRKSPEIHRRIDVSTSAFKKHSQLFEAMKSSDDGTYKHDDRDEEADCKWMDNQGRGRGSFSRGRARFIIRNATGGSSTNNPRWAHDKLQVNGGKGGPQGEETGQDHNGGDIDGDNN; translated from the exons ATGTCCAGATCCATAAAATCAGCCTCGAGGTCTCGGAGCCGCTCAAAGTCCCGATCAAGATCCCGCTCCACCTCCCGCTCCAGAAGTTGCTCCAGGTCCCGGTCCAGGAAGCATCGTTACAG CTCAAGGTCTCGGTCACGGTCACGGTCAAGATCTCGTTCTCCATCTTATAACCGAGACAAGAAATATCCAAGAGAATACCAGAACAACCGGGAGTTCCGGGGCTACCACCGCGGCTTCCGGAGGCCGTACAATTTCAGGGGCAGAGGGCGAGGGTACTTCCCACGTGGTCGCTTCCAGCGTGGTGGTAGGGGTGGCGGCGGTggctacaacaacaacaacaacttccgCCCAAACTGGAAGAACTACAAGCAGCACCCTcaaaaccaacaacaacagcaaaactATTCTCGAGGGCGAGGGCGATCGCACAATTTCCAGAAACGCCCAGAGAGCCCCACTCATGGCCACTCTCACCGCTCTGACCGATCCTCCTCGCCTTTATCCAGACTTTCTCAGCATTCGTCTTCCTCCTCGCATTCATCCTCTCCCAAATGCAGGCCAGCCTTGCTGCTGGCTAATCAGAACTCCAAAGATGTGAAAGAGGAGACCTCGGCCTCAAAGGATGTccagaagggaggaggggaggatggGGGTCCGGTGGAGCTTATCGGGGCGTTGGCAGGAGATGCCAAAGAAGGTGCAGGCAGTGAGAGAACTGAGGGGAGCTGGCAGGGCCTTacagactgcagcagcagtCCAAAGAAAGCCTGTCCTCTGACTAATTCTGCTGTTAATGCTGGTCAGAGCAGCCAGTCTGCCCCCTCTAAGAACACAAACGACAACAGAAATGGCGCCCCCTCGTGGCAGACGGTGTGTAGTTCATCCTCTGCTAAAAAAAGCTCACATGAAGGTCTGAATCCAATGCTTTCCAGCTTTGACTTCTTCTCCACTGAGGAATACCTGGATGGAGATAAATCTGCAATCTCCGTTGCTTTCAGAAA GTTTCTGGAGGAGCAAAATAAGAAATCTGCATCTTCTTTGGAAAACGGCAAGAACGCAGAGACGAATGATGTGGATATGGATCAGGGGAGAGTAAATGGCAAAGCACCAGCCATTAACACTGACTCTGTGTCAAGGAAGTACAAAGGGGACGGGAAAGTGTTGTCCCTGAACAGCTTCCTGAAAAGTTCTCCCTTTCTGTCTGCTgatggggaggaagaggaggagatggtcaTCAAGCCTCATTCAAAGCCACTCCAAAAAGACTGGCACAATGGGGATGAGTCCCCTAAACTGAATAGCCAGGTCCGTCCATCAGCCCGAGAGCTGTTTGAAGAGTGCTTTGGCAAATGGAAGAACGTGACCTATTCACAGGTGGCTAACAGTGACCTCGACACCATGGCAGAGGAGATATATCTTAGTCGAAAGCAAGATAAGGCCTCTGCCTTTGCAGCCGCCCTCGCCAAGAGGGAGTTGGCAGGGAAACTTGACGAACTGTCCCCAGATATGAATTGTAAAGCCAGAAAGATGGCTAAATCTCCCTCTGTAACATCTCCTACACTTCCGCCCAGGAGGAACTCTGACAGGGAGATGTTCATGGTCAGGGAGGAGGACTCGTATTTCGTGTCTTCAAGAAAACAGGAAGCGAAATGTAATATCAAAATGGATTTTCCTGGAGAGGGTCTGCTAAG CTCTTCAGATTTGTTAGCTGAGGAGCGACAGTTGTCTCAGGATCTTGTGCAGGCCTCAAAGAAGGATCAGGAGTTTCGCTCCATCTTTCAACACGTTCAGGCTGCTCAGGAGTCCAGGAGTCCCTCTGAGCTGTTTGCTCAGCACATAGTCACCATCGTTCACCACATTAAAG CGCAGCACTTTCCATCGTCTGGTATGACTCTTAACGATCGGTTCACCATGTACCACAGACGAGCCGCCGAAAAGGAAATGACGAAGCCAAGAAAAAGCCCAGAGATACACAG AAGAATTGATGTTTCTACAAGTGCTTTTAAGAAACACTCTCAACTGTTTGAGGCGATGAAAAGCTCAGACGATGGCACTTACAAG CACGACGACAGAGATGAGGAGGCGGACTGCAAGTGGATGGACAATCAAGGGCGAGGGCGAGGAAGCTTCTCTCGTGGAAGGGCACGTTTCATTATCCGCAATGCAACCGGAGGTTCCAGCACCAACAACCCCAGATGGGCCCATGACAAGCTCCAGGTCAATGGAGGGAAAGGTGGTCCTCAGGGAGAAGAAACTGGGCAGGACCATAATGGCGGAGATATAGATGGAGATAATAATTGA
- the thrap3a gene encoding thyroid hormone receptor-associated protein 3 isoform X2 has translation MKKRTSSRSRSRSRSRSRSPSYNRDKKYPREYQNNREFRGYHRGFRRPYNFRGRGRGYFPRGRFQRGGRGGGGGYNNNNNFRPNWKNYKQHPQNQQQQQNYSRGRGRSHNFQKRPESPTHGHSHRSDRSSSPLSRLSQHSSSSSHSSSPKCRPALLLANQNSKDVKEETSASKDVQKGGGEDGGPVELIGALAGDAKEGAGSERTEGSWQGLTDCSSSPKKACPLTNSAVNAGQSSQSAPSKNTNDNRNGAPSWQTVCSSSSAKKSSHEGLNPMLSSFDFFSTEEYLDGDKSAISVAFRKFLEEQNKKSASSLENGKNAETNDVDMDQGRVNGKAPAINTDSVSRKYKGDGKVLSLNSFLKSSPFLSADGEEEEEMVIKPHSKPLQKDWHNGDESPKLNSQVRPSARELFEECFGKWKNVTYSQVANSDLDTMAEEIYLSRKQDKASAFAAALAKRELAGKLDELSPDMNCKARKMAKSPSVTSPTLPPRRNSDREMFMVREEDSYFVSSRKQEAKCNIKMDFPGEGLLSSSDLLAEERQLSQDLVQASKKDQEFRSIFQHVQAAQESRSPSELFAQHIVTIVHHIKAQHFPSSGMTLNDRFTMYHRRAAEKEMTKPRKSPEIHRRIDVSTSAFKKHSQLFEAMKSSDDGTYKDGGGKLKGDPMDLRLDIERRKIFSIHERNNNQDRGRDLGDSPNSSRERSVEKFSKCPKRSGKSKKKRSRSRSSSSSSSRKSQHEGDLPLNKSDPKDEGFNRAQLGQGELPGSERGRPRGFQVRIRGRGWNRGNSQGNTSHSNAINMVAQQKTEGWEPEYTPKSKQYYLHDDRDEEADCKWMDNQGRGRGSFSRGRARFIIRNATGGSSTNNPRWAHDKLQVNGGKGGPQGEETGQDHNGGDIDGDNN, from the exons ATGAAAAAACGCACTAG CTCAAGGTCTCGGTCACGGTCACGGTCAAGATCTCGTTCTCCATCTTATAACCGAGACAAGAAATATCCAAGAGAATACCAGAACAACCGGGAGTTCCGGGGCTACCACCGCGGCTTCCGGAGGCCGTACAATTTCAGGGGCAGAGGGCGAGGGTACTTCCCACGTGGTCGCTTCCAGCGTGGTGGTAGGGGTGGCGGCGGTggctacaacaacaacaacaacttccgCCCAAACTGGAAGAACTACAAGCAGCACCCTcaaaaccaacaacaacagcaaaactATTCTCGAGGGCGAGGGCGATCGCACAATTTCCAGAAACGCCCAGAGAGCCCCACTCATGGCCACTCTCACCGCTCTGACCGATCCTCCTCGCCTTTATCCAGACTTTCTCAGCATTCGTCTTCCTCCTCGCATTCATCCTCTCCCAAATGCAGGCCAGCCTTGCTGCTGGCTAATCAGAACTCCAAAGATGTGAAAGAGGAGACCTCGGCCTCAAAGGATGTccagaagggaggaggggaggatggGGGTCCGGTGGAGCTTATCGGGGCGTTGGCAGGAGATGCCAAAGAAGGTGCAGGCAGTGAGAGAACTGAGGGGAGCTGGCAGGGCCTTacagactgcagcagcagtCCAAAGAAAGCCTGTCCTCTGACTAATTCTGCTGTTAATGCTGGTCAGAGCAGCCAGTCTGCCCCCTCTAAGAACACAAACGACAACAGAAATGGCGCCCCCTCGTGGCAGACGGTGTGTAGTTCATCCTCTGCTAAAAAAAGCTCACATGAAGGTCTGAATCCAATGCTTTCCAGCTTTGACTTCTTCTCCACTGAGGAATACCTGGATGGAGATAAATCTGCAATCTCCGTTGCTTTCAGAAA GTTTCTGGAGGAGCAAAATAAGAAATCTGCATCTTCTTTGGAAAACGGCAAGAACGCAGAGACGAATGATGTGGATATGGATCAGGGGAGAGTAAATGGCAAAGCACCAGCCATTAACACTGACTCTGTGTCAAGGAAGTACAAAGGGGACGGGAAAGTGTTGTCCCTGAACAGCTTCCTGAAAAGTTCTCCCTTTCTGTCTGCTgatggggaggaagaggaggagatggtcaTCAAGCCTCATTCAAAGCCACTCCAAAAAGACTGGCACAATGGGGATGAGTCCCCTAAACTGAATAGCCAGGTCCGTCCATCAGCCCGAGAGCTGTTTGAAGAGTGCTTTGGCAAATGGAAGAACGTGACCTATTCACAGGTGGCTAACAGTGACCTCGACACCATGGCAGAGGAGATATATCTTAGTCGAAAGCAAGATAAGGCCTCTGCCTTTGCAGCCGCCCTCGCCAAGAGGGAGTTGGCAGGGAAACTTGACGAACTGTCCCCAGATATGAATTGTAAAGCCAGAAAGATGGCTAAATCTCCCTCTGTAACATCTCCTACACTTCCGCCCAGGAGGAACTCTGACAGGGAGATGTTCATGGTCAGGGAGGAGGACTCGTATTTCGTGTCTTCAAGAAAACAGGAAGCGAAATGTAATATCAAAATGGATTTTCCTGGAGAGGGTCTGCTAAG CTCTTCAGATTTGTTAGCTGAGGAGCGACAGTTGTCTCAGGATCTTGTGCAGGCCTCAAAGAAGGATCAGGAGTTTCGCTCCATCTTTCAACACGTTCAGGCTGCTCAGGAGTCCAGGAGTCCCTCTGAGCTGTTTGCTCAGCACATAGTCACCATCGTTCACCACATTAAAG CGCAGCACTTTCCATCGTCTGGTATGACTCTTAACGATCGGTTCACCATGTACCACAGACGAGCCGCCGAAAAGGAAATGACGAAGCCAAGAAAAAGCCCAGAGATACACAG AAGAATTGATGTTTCTACAAGTGCTTTTAAGAAACACTCTCAACTGTTTGAGGCGATGAAAAGCTCAGACGATGGCACTTACAAG GATGGTGGGGGAAAATTAAAGGGTGACCCAATGGACCTTCGTTTGGATATTGAGAGGCGTAAAATATTTTCCATCCATGAGAGAAATAATAATCAAGATCGGGGACGAGATTTGGGAGATTCCCCAAATTCTAGCCGAGAGAGATCCGTGGAAAAGTTCTCCAAATGCCCCAAGAGATCAGG GAAAAGTAAGAAGAAGCGCTCTCGATCGCGTtcgtcctcgtcttcctcatcaAGAAAATCCCAGCACGAAGGAGATTTGCCCCTTAACAAGTCTGATCCCAAAGATGAAGGCTTTAATAGAGCCCAGCTGGGCCAAGGGGAGTTACCGGGGTCCGAAAGAGGAAGGCCACGTGGATTT CAAGTACGAATTCGGGGAAGGGGCTGGAACAGAGGCAATAGTCAAGGGAACACTTCACATAGTAATGCCATAAACATGGTAGCACAACAAAAAACTGAAGGCTGGGAACCAGAGTACACACCTAAAAGCAAACAATACTATCTG CACGACGACAGAGATGAGGAGGCGGACTGCAAGTGGATGGACAATCAAGGGCGAGGGCGAGGAAGCTTCTCTCGTGGAAGGGCACGTTTCATTATCCGCAATGCAACCGGAGGTTCCAGCACCAACAACCCCAGATGGGCCCATGACAAGCTCCAGGTCAATGGAGGGAAAGGTGGTCCTCAGGGAGAAGAAACTGGGCAGGACCATAATGGCGGAGATATAGATGGAGATAATAATTGA